The following nucleotide sequence is from Vanrija pseudolonga chromosome 4, complete sequence.
CCTACTCCACCCCCCGTCCACCCCCCGTCCCTCCAAAGTACAACCCTGCATTATAATCTATCGGTTTCCGTGTATGAAGTGACCTGAAATATCCCAAAAGAGTAGTAGTCTCTCTCGACTAGATGAAACTGGGcttgcgcgagcgcgggttGAGCGATGCAGCAaggtcggccgtcgcgagctcggcggccgacTTGGTGGCCATCGCGAGAAGCGGGTGGGCCATTGTCGAGTGGGGGGACGACGAGTGAGTCGATATCGCGCGGCTGGGCGGAAGCGGTATCGACGGGAGCGTCATCGACGACGGAAGCGTGGGCGACTGCGTCGCGATGCtactcggcggcggagaggtcgacctcgatgccggggacagcgtcggcgtgcgctcgccgtccgGGGAGAACACTGGCCCCGAGCCGCGCGGCCTGTTGGCCACGGAGCGCAGGAGATCGGCGTTTCCTTTCATCTGGTTGTAGTACTCGGGCCCGTTGGCCGTGTACATGCggttgagctcgtcctcgtagTAGTCTTCGATGACGGGGCGAATGAGTTCTGGGGAGGGTCAGCGGACGCAACAGGCTATCACCGGGGCTTGCACTCACTCTGAGCGGCGGTCAACAACCCGAGGTCGGACGTCcactcgtcggcggtgagcacgagcgcctcgaggagctccaCACCACGCAAGCCCTCACGACGCGCCGACTcgttgagcacgtcgaggacgagcgacACGAGGCGTGGGTTGCGGCACTGCACCTCAATGTCGTGCGGGTAGCATGGGATGCCGTGCTTGCGCGCAAACGAGGGCAGGTTGGCCGGGTGCACTACGGCCACGAGGGCCGGGCGCGCGTGGAACGGGTTGGCGACTACGCAGCAGTTCGTGATGAGCGGGCACGACTTGTAGATCGACTCAAGGCGTTCGAGCGCAACACCGGTGCCACCTGCCAGCGGCACATGGTTCTTGACTCTGTCGATGATGGTCAACGTGCCGTCGGGGTTCCACTGCCCAATGTCGCCGGTGAGGAACCAGCCGTCGTTTGTGAACGCCGCACGGTTGAGCTCGCGGTTGTGGTAGCCGGCGCACACGGACGGCCCTCGGACGTACACCTCGCCGCGGGGCGGGTTGTCGTTGGACGAGTAGCCGGGGTGCACGTCGAGcctgtcgacgagcttgatCTCGCACCCAGGTGCTGGTCCACCGACAGACCCAAACGTCCGCCAGTTGGGGTGTTGGatcgtgacgccgccgcactcgGTCATGCCGTACGCCTGGATCATCTGTACCAGCGCAATGGACAGGAACTTTTGCGTGCTCGGTGacagcggcgtgccgctgTTGAGGATCGTGCGCAGCCGGCCGCCGgtgagctccttgacgcgGTTGAAGACCATGGCATCGGACAGCTTGGCGAGCCCGGGGATACTCTTGCTCTGTCCCGCATACTTGGCCTTCATGGCCGTGTTGAACACGGTCTTCTTGAGGCCGGAGGACACCTTGCCCATGATGCCCTTGCGGAGCAGCTCCCAGACGGTAGGAACGGCAATCATGACCGACGGCCGCGCCTCCATGATGTCGCCCTTGCAGTTCTTGACGTTGGCGTCGGACAGGGTCTTGATACGCCCGTATGCGATGGGCACGCCCGAGAAGATGAAGGTCATCTCGACGATGAACTCGATGACATGAGCGGCGGGGAGGAACGCGAGGTAGCACTCCTGGTCGACCAGCACGTCCTTCATGAGGATGGCGATGGATGCGGCTGCGACGGTCAGTTGCCGCTCGGTTCTCGGGGGACTCCACTCACCTGCAGCAAGGACATTGCCATGGGTCAGTAGTACGCCCTTGGGCttgccaccgccaccactggTGTACATGAGGCAGAAGATATCGTTgcgtcgcgcgcggtcgGCCATgacgagcgcgtgctcgcggccgagctgccgaATCGCGTCGATCGTATGCAGCTGAATGCCGGGGTACTGATTCCTGATGGCAgagagggcggcggtgatcTCCTGCTCGGACGCTCCGTTGACATTGTCGTACACGATTGCGCGGAGGGTGGGGGTGCGTGCCAGCTGCCGAAGGAGATGGGGTAGGAGGGACGCGTCCGTGAAGATTGCGGGTACTCGCGCCTCGTTGAACGCTTCCGCCACTGCTGCGGTGGATGCAGTGTCGTATACTGTGCAGATGGGCACACCGTTGAACGCACACGCCTGGGCCATGAACATCCAGTTGCGGCTGGCAAGTGTGTCAGCCTcgcaccacgccgccacgccacaccacgccaccgccggccgccaccaccacccaccttgttgGCGCATAGATGCCAAAGTATTGCCCCTCACGCCTATCCCCTACACCAATGGTGCGGAGGCCGCAACCAAGGTCGCGAACTTCTTGCAGTGCCTGCTCATAGCTGATCCACTCGTATGGCGAGAGGGTGAACAGCTCGACGGGCCGTCGCAAGCTAGGCTTGGAGCTGGTGCTGCTATCTGTCCTGGTCAAGATCTTGATCTCCTCCGTCCGTGCCacgaccttgcgcttgccAAAGCCCTGCTTGGAACCGTGCACTCGGGCGGCATACAACATGATATCGTGGATCGTGTTTATGTTTGACGCCGGGCCTGTGAGAGAAGTCAGATCGTGCCTTCGACACCTTCCCGCTGTTCATGCTCACGGGAAGTAAGGTCGGTGACGCAGAaggctcggcgagcgcgcgttGAGTCGTGGGGCTTgggctggtcggcgtcgacttcCCACGAAGCCTTGCCATCAGTCGGCCGACTGTGGCGAGGTCCGCGGATGGATCTCgcgggcatggcggcgggggcggcggcttgttggacggcgacagcaccagcagcgacagGGAGAGTTTGAATGTCAACAAGTGTTGCTAGTGGACGCGTGCGCGTGTTGTGGTAGCATCAAGAGCCAGAGAGTGGGGTCTCATGGCCGCTCTAACTTTATGTACTCTGCCAGTACGagacgagggcggcaaggcagAGGAGAGCAGAGGCCAAAGACGGACCACGGTACAGCAAGGGGAGTGAGAACGAGcagccaacgccgccgccagagcaGCCAGAGAagggggtggcggcgtcgtaTGACATGGTTCCTCGCCTGGAACTGGGACCAGGAGCAATGACCAGGAGCTGCTGAACGTTTCAAGGGGAgcagcccagcagcagcagcatccaGAGCGAGACAGGGAGGCAGAGGCGTGTTCGCACGTCAACGGGTGGGCGGAAGGGGCATGGGCACCAAAcggtgtgggggtgggcgggggctCCTGTCTGGCTGCAATGTCTCCTGGGCAATCTGTTGACATGGGTACGCAGGACAGCAGGCTGactcggggtcgagggcaCCGTTGCCAAGACCCAACaggcgcgcccgccgccgtaaCATGTCTGGCGCTTCCGCGGCATGGGATGCGCGAGTTCCGGCAGCGTCCAAACCCTGTTTCCGATGATCCTCGCAGTGTTGGCTCATCTCCCCCGTCTCTGGCCTCGCCGTGACCAACCACAAACTGGTGCCGCACACATGATTTGTATTTGTGTATTTGTATAGATGTTCAACAAGCGGGAGTGGCCGCTCTcgtgctctgctctgctcgccgccATGACGCCTCTGCGACGACGCCACTGATTGTGCGTGTGATTGACGAGGTATAGCATTCCCAGCCACGCGAGTCATCTATCCCGACGGGTTAGAACAATGCAGCAGGGGTGGCGTTATTCGTATTGTTACACTCTCGCAGCAGTCGAAGCGAGCCAGACGACGATGAGCAGCAATGCGGGGAGGGCGATCTCGGGCTGGGAGGTGATGGGTGACACCTGCCTGCTCATCAACGCAGCGCGGCTCCTGGCATCTGCTACTTCGGGCCGTCCCACGCGCGTGCTGCCGCACTTGCAGCCGCCATCCAGGCAGAGGTGCTCGAAACTTCGTGCACTCCACCTCCATGCCTCGACCTCCACGCGCGTCCGCTTCTTAGCGTGCAGTCGAGATTCCAACAAAGCCCTCGACTGGTACCCAGATTTGCTAGGCTGCAACCACCGTAAGGGTCGTTGTTCCCTTCGTGTCGTAATGTGCAGGGTGGGAGGGAGAGGTTGCTGGCGGAAACGGCAGGAGAGCGGAGGCTGG
It contains:
- the lcf2_2 gene encoding Long-chain-fatty-acid--CoA ligase 2 → MPARSIRGPRHSRPTDGKASWEVDADQPKPHDSTRARRAFCVTDLTSRPASNINTIHDIMLYAARVHGSKQGFGKRKVVARTEEIKILTRTDSSTSSKPSLRRPVELFTLSPYEWISYEQALQEVRDLGCGLRTIGVGDRREGQYFGIYAPTSRNWMFMAQACAFNGVPICTVYDTASTAAVAEAFNEARVPAIFTDASLLPHLLRQLARTPTLRAIVYDNVNGASEQEITAALSAIRNQYPGIQLHTIDAIRQLGREHALVMADRARRNDIFCLMYTSGGGGKPKGVLLTHGNVLAAAASIAILMKDVLVDQECYLAFLPAAHVIEFIVEMTFIFSGVPIAYGRIKTLSDANVKNCKGDIMEARPSVMIAVPTVWELLRKGIMGKVSSGLKKTVFNTAMKAKYAGQSKSIPGLAKLSDAMVFNRVKELTGGRLRTILNSGTPLSPSTQKFLSIALVQMIQAYGMTECGGVTIQHPNWRTFGSVGGPAPGCEIKLVDRLDVHPGYSSNDNPPRGEVYVRGPSVCAGYHNRELNRAAFTNDGWFLTGDIGQWNPDGTLTIIDRVKNHVPLAGGTGVALERLESIYKSCPLITNCCVVANPFHARPALVAVVHPANLPSFARKHGIPCYPHDIEVQCRNPRLVSLVLDVLNESARREGLRGVELLEALVLTADEWTSDLGLLTAAQKLIRPVIEDYYEDELNRMYTANGPEYYNQMKGNADLLRSVANRPRGSGPVFSPDGERTPTLSPASRSTSPPPSSIATQSPTLPSSMTLPSIPLPPSRAISTHSSSPHSTMAHPLLAMATKSAAELATADLAASLNPRSRKPSFI